A genomic region of Ursus arctos isolate Adak ecotype North America unplaced genomic scaffold, UrsArc2.0 scaffold_8, whole genome shotgun sequence contains the following coding sequences:
- the ATRAID gene encoding all-trans retinoic acid-induced differentiation factor isoform X2 codes for MRRQICMLCPGSVRDLSQVTLYCKQTPELMLHSRCCLNQEGTIVGLDLQNCSLKDPGPNFPQAHTAVIIDLQANPLKDDFAKTFRGFTQLQTLILPQDVSCPGGINAWNTVTFYKNNQTCQGQRNLCNSTGDQEMCPENGSCVPDGPGLMECVCADGFHGYKCMRQGSFSLVMFFGILGSTTLSISILLWGTQRRKAKTP; via the exons ATGAGAAGGCAG ATATGCATGCTGTGTCCAGGGAGTGTGCGAGATTTGTCACAAGTGACTCTTTATTGTAAGCAGACACCAGAGCTAATGCTGCACTCCCGCTGCTGCCTGAATCAGGAGGGCACCATCGTGGG GTTGGATCTCCAGAACTGTTCTCTGAAGGACCCTGGTCCAAACTTTCCTCAGGCACATACTGCTGTCATCAT AGACCTGCAAGCAAACCCCCTCAAGGATGACTTTGCCAAGACCTTCCGTGGCTTTACCCAGCTCCAGACTCT GATACTGCCCCAAGATGTCAGCTGTCCTGGAGGTATTAATGCCTGGAATACTGTCACGTTTTATAAGAACAACCAAACCTGCCAAGGGCAAAGGAACCTTTGCAACAGCACTGGCGACCAAG AAATGTGTCCTGAGAATGGATCCTGTGTACCTGATGGTCCAGGTCTCATGGAATGTGTCTGCGCTGATGGCTTCCATGGCTACAAGTGTATGCGCCAG GGCTCCTTCTCACTGGTTATGTTCTTCGGTATTCTGGGATCCACCACATTATCCATCTCCATTCTGCTTTGGGGGACCCAACGCCGAAAAGCCAAGACTCCGTGA
- the ATRAID gene encoding all-trans retinoic acid-induced differentiation factor isoform X1 — MAPCRPGSRSFVVPWAATLLLALGAERALALPEICMLCPGSVRDLSQVTLYCKQTPELMLHSRCCLNQEGTIVGLDLQNCSLKDPGPNFPQAHTAVIIDLQANPLKDDFAKTFRGFTQLQTLILPQDVSCPGGINAWNTVTFYKNNQTCQGQRNLCNSTGDQEMCPENGSCVPDGPGLMECVCADGFHGYKCMRQGSFSLVMFFGILGSTTLSISILLWGTQRRKAKTP, encoded by the exons ATGGCTCCTTGCAGGCCGGGGAGTCGTTCGTTCGTGGTCCCTTGGGCAGCGACCCTGCTCCTCGCTCTGGGCGCGGAAAGGGCTCTGGCGCTACCCGAG ATATGCATGCTGTGTCCAGGGAGTGTGCGAGATTTGTCACAAGTGACTCTTTATTGTAAGCAGACACCAGAGCTAATGCTGCACTCCCGCTGCTGCCTGAATCAGGAGGGCACCATCGTGGG GTTGGATCTCCAGAACTGTTCTCTGAAGGACCCTGGTCCAAACTTTCCTCAGGCACATACTGCTGTCATCAT AGACCTGCAAGCAAACCCCCTCAAGGATGACTTTGCCAAGACCTTCCGTGGCTTTACCCAGCTCCAGACTCT GATACTGCCCCAAGATGTCAGCTGTCCTGGAGGTATTAATGCCTGGAATACTGTCACGTTTTATAAGAACAACCAAACCTGCCAAGGGCAAAGGAACCTTTGCAACAGCACTGGCGACCAAG AAATGTGTCCTGAGAATGGATCCTGTGTACCTGATGGTCCAGGTCTCATGGAATGTGTCTGCGCTGATGGCTTCCATGGCTACAAGTGTATGCGCCAG GGCTCCTTCTCACTGGTTATGTTCTTCGGTATTCTGGGATCCACCACATTATCCATCTCCATTCTGCTTTGGGGGACCCAACGCCGAAAAGCCAAGACTCCGTGA